Proteins encoded by one window of Tunturibacter psychrotolerans:
- a CDS encoding S9 family peptidase has protein sequence MRNRVIRVTLLAATIAGALGWGWGQVGGPSATPAAKHPMTFDDLQRMKRISDPQISPSGKWVMFSDTEVDLDRNSMANHLWVVPLGGAANVASGARERQITSTKDGEFGGRFSPDGKMLLFIANEGEMGRSQIFVAPWDDTAGKPGTPKRLTNIIAGAAGARWAPDSQRILFTSPVYPECSDEAAWAAEDACNKAKDEAAGVHPVETQASDHDAGRDQNSAPGSKRSHMLVVFATNGNAMRDLTPHRNVGDAEVSAFSWGSPIGYGWAPDSMEVVFVANPDNSSETSTNNNVFVLRLNDAAARPVKLSTSPGSDDSPAYSPDGKWLAFRSRAHAGQKNDQFKLKLLDRRSGAISDILPNFDRSIDEFIWAPDSASVFFATHDRGESQIYSVAVADEDTIHYVPMPTGYLTLLLSQTKSESDGLQISSDGSWLVSTSTKVERPAEIFRTSLRIFTDDAPEVKQQKIGLKLALAEDKANPPIDRAVPVAPEALTHLNDRLLESLALEKMQPFWFAAQDNTKMQGFLIPPPAFDPSRKYPVKLLIHEDPHKAWGDKWSYRWNPELMAAPGYVIVMVNPRGSTGYGQAFLDGLNGEWGGKVYSDLLKGLDYAEQHYSFIDKARECTLGTGFGGFMANWILTHTNRFACVVTHDGMVNLENIYGATGSTDVKSVQWSPIPSIQNARTPTLVIHSQRGNRLDVSESQQLYTALQRLNVQSRMLNLPNDGHLEDQPQNAKLWYESVGDWCDRWTKTNRYATGSTQPARLATAPEPTKPQPVPASSRPGASTAPETTKTQPPPAEPAITTSASSVPPVQQSPAPLSRTLTQPTIAPPAPVLQPSPRPAQTTETSAAPARGLPVVSTTKPISEAANTTISQTVPTVPPSTAPLNVPLPQPRAVPPPLSPQSISQGSFAISISALENKLQIGEDARVMITLTNVSDHPILFDHRPGTDNPEFSFIFLVRNASGRLMGENIANSPSASDFRTVDHVPPGGTVVQTAHLSKLVHLGQPGLYTVRVYRKDADKNLVVQSNEITLNVVSSLLVH, from the coding sequence ATGAGGAATCGAGTAATCCGAGTGACCTTGCTGGCCGCAACAATCGCTGGCGCTTTGGGCTGGGGCTGGGGTCAGGTCGGCGGCCCATCGGCCACGCCTGCGGCGAAACACCCAATGACATTCGACGACCTGCAGCGGATGAAGCGGATCAGTGACCCGCAAATCTCTCCGTCGGGTAAATGGGTGATGTTCTCTGATACAGAGGTCGACCTTGATAGAAACTCGATGGCGAACCATCTCTGGGTCGTACCTCTAGGGGGAGCCGCTAACGTCGCGTCTGGAGCGCGTGAGCGGCAGATCACATCTACCAAGGACGGAGAGTTCGGAGGTAGGTTTTCACCAGATGGCAAGATGTTGTTGTTTATCGCAAACGAAGGAGAGATGGGTCGCTCGCAGATCTTTGTTGCGCCTTGGGACGACACGGCGGGCAAGCCTGGTACACCGAAGCGCCTGACGAACATAATCGCAGGGGCGGCTGGGGCTAGATGGGCACCGGACTCGCAACGGATTCTGTTTACGTCGCCCGTATACCCGGAGTGCAGCGACGAAGCGGCGTGGGCTGCGGAAGACGCCTGCAACAAAGCGAAGGACGAGGCAGCGGGCGTCCATCCCGTCGAAACGCAAGCCTCGGATCACGATGCCGGCCGGGATCAGAATTCCGCTCCAGGATCCAAGCGCAGCCACATGCTGGTGGTGTTTGCCACGAATGGTAACGCGATGCGTGACCTGACCCCGCACCGAAACGTTGGCGACGCGGAGGTGTCTGCGTTTTCATGGGGCTCCCCAATCGGATATGGGTGGGCGCCGGATTCGATGGAGGTTGTTTTTGTCGCCAATCCCGACAACTCTTCGGAAACAAGTACGAACAACAATGTCTTTGTATTAAGACTGAACGACGCGGCTGCGAGGCCAGTGAAGCTCTCCACCTCTCCGGGGAGCGATGATTCTCCGGCCTACTCGCCGGACGGAAAGTGGCTGGCGTTTCGATCGCGGGCGCACGCCGGACAAAAGAACGATCAGTTCAAGTTGAAGCTCCTCGATCGCCGATCAGGGGCAATCAGCGATATCTTGCCGAACTTCGATCGCAGTATCGACGAGTTTATATGGGCGCCCGATTCGGCCTCTGTCTTCTTTGCCACCCACGATCGCGGTGAGTCGCAGATCTATTCCGTCGCAGTGGCCGATGAAGACACGATCCATTACGTCCCCATGCCGACGGGCTATCTCACACTGCTCTTGTCGCAGACGAAATCCGAATCCGACGGACTTCAGATTTCAAGTGACGGATCGTGGCTCGTCTCGACCTCTACGAAGGTTGAGCGGCCAGCGGAGATTTTTCGCACCAGCCTCAGAATCTTCACCGACGACGCGCCCGAGGTGAAACAACAAAAAATAGGCCTGAAGCTGGCATTGGCAGAAGATAAAGCAAACCCACCCATAGATCGTGCAGTGCCAGTTGCGCCCGAAGCCCTGACTCATTTGAACGATAGGCTGCTCGAGAGTCTCGCGCTTGAGAAAATGCAACCTTTTTGGTTTGCCGCTCAAGATAATACGAAGATGCAGGGATTTTTAATTCCGCCGCCCGCGTTCGACCCTTCGAGAAAATATCCAGTGAAGCTTTTGATTCACGAAGACCCCCATAAGGCTTGGGGGGACAAGTGGAGTTATCGATGGAACCCCGAACTGATGGCAGCTCCCGGCTATGTGATTGTCATGGTGAATCCTCGCGGATCCACGGGATACGGACAGGCCTTTTTAGACGGACTCAATGGCGAGTGGGGCGGGAAAGTCTATTCAGACCTGCTGAAAGGGCTCGACTATGCCGAGCAGCACTACAGCTTTATTGACAAGGCACGCGAGTGCACGCTGGGCACGGGCTTCGGCGGATTCATGGCGAACTGGATCTTAACGCACACCAACCGATTTGCTTGCGTCGTGACGCATGATGGGATGGTCAACCTTGAGAACATCTACGGAGCGACGGGTTCAACAGATGTGAAAAGTGTGCAGTGGTCGCCGATACCATCGATCCAAAACGCCAGGACGCCGACCCTTGTGATTCATTCGCAGCGCGGCAATCGGCTTGACGTATCGGAGTCGCAACAGCTGTATACCGCGCTACAACGGCTAAATGTGCAAAGCCGGATGCTCAATCTTCCCAATGACGGACACCTCGAAGATCAACCTCAGAATGCAAAGCTTTGGTACGAGTCGGTCGGCGACTGGTGCGACAGGTGGACGAAGACGAACCGGTATGCAACGGGTTCGACGCAGCCAGCCAGGCTCGCGACCGCACCCGAGCCGACGAAGCCGCAACCCGTCCCTGCTTCATCTCGACCGGGAGCATCGACTGCGCCAGAGACGACCAAAACGCAACCACCGCCTGCCGAGCCCGCGATTACGACGAGCGCATCTTCGGTGCCGCCGGTTCAACAGTCCCCTGCGCCTTTATCCCGCACGCTCACGCAGCCCACAATTGCACCTCCGGCTCCTGTCTTGCAGCCGAGTCCGCGCCCGGCACAGACAACCGAGACGTCGGCCGCCCCCGCGCGTGGCTTACCTGTAGTTTCGACAACGAAACCGATTTCCGAGGCGGCAAACACAACGATTTCGCAGACTGTGCCAACTGTTCCACCATCAACGGCACCACTGAATGTACCGCTCCCGCAGCCACGGGCGGTGCCTCCTCCGCTTTCGCCGCAGAGCATCTCGCAAGGATCGTTTGCAATTTCAATCAGTGCTCTCGAGAACAAGTTACAAATAGGTGAGGATGCACGCGTGATGATTACTTTGACGAATGTCTCAGATCATCCAATCCTGTTTGACCATCGTCCGGGCACGGACAATCCGGAGTTCTCATTTATCTTTTTGGTTCGGAATGCCTCGGGTCGCTTAATGGGAGAGAATATTGCCAACAGCCCTAGTGCTTCAGACTTCCGGACCGTGGATCACGTACCACCGGGTGGAACGGTGGTACAGACGGCTCATCTCTCGAAACTGGTACACCTCGGCCAACCGGGACTGTACACCGTTCGCGTGTACCGTAAAGACGCCGACAAGAATCTAGTGGTGCAGTCGAACGAAATTACACTCAATGTTGTCTCATCGCTACTCGTCCACTGA
- a CDS encoding MOSC and FAD-binding oxidoreductase domain-containing protein, giving the protein MVRLLSVNVGLPRNIDWEGKTVHTGIWKSPVQGRRFVRRLNIEGDGQGDLAGHGGEHRAVFVYQTDSYRYWEKQLGRSDFTFGQFGENFTVDGLSDGEVCIGDRYRIGNALFEVTQPRVTCYRVGIRMNEPRMASLLVAHHRPGFYFRVLEEGDVGSEDEIVKVADGPMHMTVAEADALLYLSAHSPDQLRRALKIPALSPGWQASFRTMLEKEEDGLSTGNAGLAPTHEPPPAWPGFRQLRVSQMDRESSSVLSFVLTPADGQPLSPALPGQFVVLRLHPKEYVSPLLRNYSLSGPQNADCYRVSIKREANGAASTYLHTQVQRDDLLEVSAPRGNFTLLPGDGSVVLLSAGVGATPVLAMLHRLAAESSQREVWWLYGARNSGDHPFDKESRDLLQSLQHGRSHIRYSRPLPADRLGANFDAPGHLDVAAIETLGVPRTAHFYLCGPTTFISDLTAGLVAWGVDAARVHAETFGPGGSMTPGVIGATARPPHPPDTLGGLGPLVSFARSNLTVAWDKRFQSLLELAEACDVPVRWACRTGVCHTCETSLISGTVNYQLEPLQAAADGHILICCCQPNDELVVDL; this is encoded by the coding sequence ATGGTCCGGCTACTGTCAGTGAACGTCGGTCTCCCACGCAATATCGACTGGGAAGGGAAGACAGTCCACACAGGGATATGGAAGAGTCCCGTTCAAGGGCGACGTTTCGTGCGACGGCTCAACATTGAAGGCGATGGTCAGGGCGATCTTGCAGGTCACGGGGGCGAGCATCGCGCAGTCTTCGTATATCAAACCGACTCCTACCGCTACTGGGAAAAGCAACTCGGGCGAAGCGATTTCACATTTGGACAGTTCGGTGAAAATTTCACTGTCGATGGCCTCTCCGATGGTGAGGTCTGCATTGGAGATCGGTATCGGATCGGGAACGCTCTCTTCGAAGTGACTCAGCCACGCGTTACTTGCTACCGCGTAGGTATTCGAATGAACGAACCTCGTATGGCATCGCTCCTCGTGGCGCATCACAGGCCCGGCTTCTACTTTCGCGTTCTGGAAGAAGGGGATGTCGGAAGCGAGGACGAGATCGTCAAGGTTGCGGACGGCCCGATGCACATGACCGTGGCTGAAGCCGATGCGCTGCTCTACCTCTCTGCCCATTCCCCTGATCAACTGCGACGCGCGCTAAAAATTCCAGCGTTGAGCCCCGGGTGGCAGGCATCCTTTCGGACCATGCTCGAAAAGGAGGAGGATGGGCTATCGACGGGCAATGCCGGACTCGCGCCGACGCACGAACCACCACCAGCGTGGCCAGGGTTCCGCCAGCTGCGGGTTTCTCAGATGGATCGCGAGAGTAGCAGCGTACTCTCCTTCGTGCTTACGCCAGCCGACGGGCAACCACTAAGTCCGGCTCTGCCGGGACAGTTTGTAGTTCTTCGACTACACCCAAAGGAATATGTGTCACCACTGCTGCGCAACTATTCGCTCTCCGGTCCTCAAAATGCCGATTGCTACCGTGTCAGCATCAAGCGCGAAGCGAATGGCGCAGCCAGCACCTATCTACACACTCAAGTACAACGCGATGACCTGCTCGAGGTAAGCGCACCCAGAGGCAATTTCACGCTCCTCCCCGGTGACGGTTCCGTCGTCCTGCTAAGCGCCGGGGTGGGAGCAACCCCGGTATTGGCAATGTTGCACCGACTCGCCGCCGAATCGTCCCAGCGCGAAGTCTGGTGGTTGTACGGGGCCCGAAACTCGGGCGACCATCCGTTCGATAAGGAATCACGCGATCTATTGCAGAGCCTGCAGCACGGACGGAGTCATATACGGTACAGCCGACCGCTTCCGGCCGATCGTTTGGGTGCAAACTTCGATGCGCCGGGTCACCTCGATGTGGCCGCAATCGAAACGTTAGGAGTGCCCCGCACCGCCCATTTCTATCTGTGCGGGCCGACAACGTTCATAAGCGATCTAACCGCGGGCCTCGTTGCTTGGGGAGTTGATGCCGCACGCGTGCATGCGGAGACCTTTGGTCCTGGTGGATCGATGACGCCAGGCGTGATCGGTGCAACCGCTCGACCACCGCACCCCCCCGACACATTGGGAGGCCTCGGGCCGCTTGTCTCCTTTGCACGCAGTAACCTTACGGTCGCTTGGGACAAACGATTTCAAAGTCTGCTCGAATTGGCTGAGGCCTGTGACGTCCCCGTGAGGTGGGCATGCCGAACCGGCGTCTGCCATACCTGCGAGACCAGCCTGATATCTGGCACTGTCAACTATCAACTTGAACCGCTCCAGGCTGCGGCCGACGGCCATATTCTGATTTGCTGCTGCCAGCCAAACGACGAGTTAGTCGTGGACTTGTGA